Proteins from a genomic interval of Deltaproteobacteria bacterium:
- the argF gene encoding ornithine carbamoyltransferase — protein MKKDLLSIHDLSREEIELILERSSDLKRKRNEGVSYQPLQGKCLGMIFDKSSTRTRVSFEVGIYQLGGYALFLSNRDIQLGRGETIADTAQVLSRYIDGIMIRTYRQSDVEELAAVADIPVINGLTDLLHPCQVLADLFTVQERFGSFEGLKVAYVGDGNNMANSWLYAAAKLGLAISIGCPEGYAPDDGVLSEAREDARASGSRIVVTHDPVEAVTDAQVIITDVWASMGQEEEYEKRLRDFAGYQVNRKLAEHADPTYLFMHCLPAHRGEEVAADVIDGSHSIVVDEAENRLHTQKAVMELLMGEQSG, from the coding sequence ATGAAAAAAGATCTACTTTCCATTCATGATTTGAGCCGTGAGGAAATCGAACTTATCCTGGAGCGTTCCTCCGACCTGAAACGGAAGCGGAATGAAGGAGTCTCCTATCAGCCCCTTCAGGGGAAATGTCTGGGGATGATCTTCGATAAGTCCTCCACCCGAACCCGGGTCTCCTTTGAGGTGGGAATCTACCAGTTGGGCGGTTATGCCCTTTTCCTGAGCAATCGCGATATCCAGCTCGGGCGGGGGGAGACCATCGCCGATACGGCCCAGGTCCTCTCCCGCTACATCGACGGGATCATGATCCGGACCTACCGGCAGTCCGATGTGGAGGAACTTGCGGCCGTGGCGGACATCCCGGTGATCAACGGGCTGACCGATCTGCTTCACCCGTGCCAGGTCCTGGCCGACCTCTTCACCGTCCAGGAACGGTTCGGATCTTTTGAGGGCTTGAAAGTGGCCTATGTGGGGGATGGGAACAACATGGCGAATTCCTGGCTTTATGCCGCGGCGAAACTGGGCCTCGCGATCTCCATCGGCTGTCCTGAGGGATACGCACCGGATGACGGCGTTCTGTCGGAAGCACGGGAGGACGCCCGCGCCTCGGGTTCCCGCATTGTTGTCACCCACGACCCGGTGGAGGCCGTCACCGATGCACAGGTAATTATTACCGATGTCTGGGCCAGCATGGGACAGGAAGAGGAGTACGAAAAGCGGTTACGGGATTTTGCCGGCTATCAGGTGAATCGGAAACTTGCGGAACATGCCGATCCGACCTATCTTTTCATGCACTGTCTGCCCGCCCATCGCGGTGAAGAGGTGGCCGCGGATGTAATCGACGGGTCCCACTCCATTGTCGTGGATGAGGCGGAAAACCGGTTACATACCCAGAAGGCGGTCATGGAACTTTTGATGGGAGAACAATCAGGATGA
- a CDS encoding argininosuccinate synthase — MSEKIRKVVVAYSGGLDTSVIVRWIRETYRCDVVTFTADLGQEEELDGIEEKAKKTGAVKAVISDLREEFVRDYVFPALQADAVYEGLYLMGTSLARPLISKYLVEIARAEGADAIAHGATGKGNDQVRFELSAYALNPEIKIVAPWREWDLNSREALIAYAEKHGIPVPVTKARPYSTDRNLFHISFEGGVLEDPWEPPPEEMFVLTVAPETAPDEAEKIIIDFENGIPTALNGRNLSPAELLTEANRLGGKHGIGRLDMVENRFVGMKARGVYETPGGTLLHVAHRAMESIAMDREVMHLRDSLIPKFAELVYNGFWFSPEMEMLLKTIEQSQRGVTGTVRLKLYKGNCIVEGRKSPNSLYNPEFATFEADEVYNQKDAEGFIRLNALRLRIRKMLEERERP; from the coding sequence ATGAGTGAAAAGATCCGAAAGGTGGTCGTCGCCTATTCCGGAGGATTGGATACCTCCGTGATCGTCCGGTGGATCCGGGAGACCTACCGGTGTGACGTGGTAACCTTCACGGCCGACCTCGGTCAGGAGGAGGAATTAGACGGGATCGAGGAGAAGGCGAAAAAGACGGGGGCCGTCAAAGCCGTGATCTCCGATCTTCGGGAGGAGTTCGTCCGGGATTATGTCTTTCCGGCCCTGCAGGCCGATGCCGTCTATGAAGGGCTCTATCTCATGGGGACCTCCCTGGCCCGGCCGTTGATCTCAAAATATCTTGTGGAGATCGCCCGGGCCGAAGGGGCGGACGCCATTGCTCACGGAGCGACGGGGAAAGGAAACGACCAGGTGCGATTTGAGCTCTCCGCCTATGCCTTGAATCCGGAGATCAAGATCGTGGCCCCTTGGCGGGAATGGGACCTCAATTCCCGTGAGGCTCTGATCGCCTATGCCGAAAAGCACGGGATCCCCGTGCCGGTGACCAAGGCCCGCCCCTACAGTACCGACCGGAACCTTTTTCACATCAGTTTCGAAGGGGGAGTATTAGAGGATCCCTGGGAACCGCCGCCCGAGGAGATGTTCGTCCTGACCGTTGCCCCGGAAACCGCCCCCGACGAGGCGGAAAAGATTATCATCGATTTTGAAAACGGGATTCCGACGGCGCTCAATGGCCGGAACCTGTCGCCGGCGGAACTGCTGACTGAAGCGAACCGTCTGGGGGGAAAGCACGGCATCGGTCGCCTTGACATGGTGGAAAACCGTTTCGTCGGGATGAAGGCCCGGGGAGTGTATGAGACACCGGGCGGGACCCTCCTTCATGTCGCCCACCGCGCCATGGAGTCGATTGCCATGGACCGGGAGGTCATGCACCTGCGGGACAGCCTGATCCCGAAATTTGCCGAACTGGTCTATAACGGTTTCTGGTTTTCACCGGAAATGGAGATGCTCTTGAAGACCATCGAACAATCCCAGCGGGGTGTGACCGGCACGGTCCGCCTGAAATTGTACAAAGGAAACTGCATCGTCGAGGGAAGAAAGTCGCCGAACTCCCTCTACAATCCGGAGTTCGCGACCTTTGAGGCCGACGAGGTTTACAACCAGAAGGATGCCGAAGGGTTTATCCGGCTCAACGCCCTCCGGCTCCGAATCCGTAAAATGTTGGAAGAAAGGGAGAGACCATGA